The nucleotide window CATTCATAGCCGCAGCAAAAACGCGGCAATGGGAACGGGAACCATTGGTCCGGATAGTGCCGTGACCGTCGACCCCGCCGGATTGAGATAACATCTCGGCACCGTTCATGATTGGCGCGGATGCTGAACAAGCCTGATTTCCGGTTCGCCGGAAACGACAACCATCATTGAAACTGGGTACTCCGGCAGGGGTACTCAGTTTCTTTTTTGGGGGCTGTTCCAACGTTCAGGACCGTATCTGACGGGTTCAGCCCCGTTATCTGCCGTGGTTCCGGGCAAATCAGGCATTCCAAAGTTTTGCCATTCAGGGTAGGATGGCAGATCGACTACCGCGGGAGCCAGGTCGGCGTCCCGCTCAGGATCGAAACATGACAAACCCGCTTTCCAACCTGGTGCTGATCGGCATGCCGGGCGCCGGAAAAAGCACCGTAGGGGTGCTCCTCGCCAAGGAGACCTCGCGCTCCTTCACCGATACGGATCTGCTGATCCAGACCGCCCAGGGACGCCCGCTGCAGCACATCGTCGATACAGACGGCTACTTGGCCCTGCGCCGGATCGAGGAGGATATCCTGCTCGACCTCTCCCTCCGCGACCACGTGATCGCCACCGGTGGCAGCGCGGTCTACAGCGAGCGGGCCATGACCCACCTCAAGTCGCACGGCCTGCTGGTCTTCCTGGATGTGACCCTGGATACGCTGGGGCGCCGGGTACGCAATTTCGGCACCCGCGGCCTGGCGCGGCGACCGGACCAGAGCTTTGCCGAACTGTTCGAAGAACGCTTCGCCCTCTATACCCGCCATGCCGACATCACCGTCACATGCGACCACCTGACCCAGGAAGAGGTGTGCGACCGCATCATCGAGCAGGTCCGCAGCGAAAAACAGAACAAATGAGGAATGAGGGAACATGACCGAACCGTGTGATTTCTACTGCGACAAGATCCTGAGCGGGCTGCTGGAGGTGCCGGTGTACTTCCAGAATGAGCTGGTCTTTGCCTTTCACCATACCAACCCGCTCTGGGAACAGCATGTGGTGCTGCTCCCCAAGCGGCACGTCGCATCGCTGATCGATCTCGGGGAGGCGGACAACGAGTTGCTGCTGGAGCTGATGCGCGCCGCCAGGATGATTGCGCGAGACCTGATGGAGCGCTTCGGTGCGGCACGCGTCTATACCAACCTGGGGGAGTACCAGTCCTCGAAGCACCTCCACTGGCACATCGGCTGCGGAAAACAGCTGCGGCCGTACTAAGAACGTTATCCAAGGTTATTTACGGACACGTTTTAATCCGCACGGAAGGCAGACCACACCGATGCACGAGTTGAAATATCTGGCAGGCTATCCGGCGAAGATCATCGAGCAGGTACAACGGTTGATCACGGAGGACAAACTGGGGCAGATGCTGATGCGGAAATACCCTGCGTCCCACGACATCCGCACCGACAGGGCACTGTACAACTTTGCCATGGGGATAAAGAATGAATTTCTGCGCACCGCACAGCCGCTGAGCAAGGTCTCCTACGACGGCACGATGCATGTTGTCCAGCACGCCCTGGGGAGCCACACCTTCGTGTCCCGGCTGCAAGGCAGTAAACTCAAGGCCAAGCACGAAATCCGGGTGGCATCGGTCTTCCGGACAGCGCCGGCTGAATTCCTGAGGATGATCGTGGTACACGAGTTGGCGCACCTGAAAGAGAAGGAGCATAACCGGGCCTTTTACCGGCTGTGCGAACACATGGAGCCGGCCTATCAGCAGCTGGAATTCGATACCCGGCTGTATCTGACCCAGATGGAACGGGCACGACCTTTGCCTGAAGAAAAAATCACCACGGAGGATTTGCTATGAATATCGTCTGCCTGCTCGGAAGCCCGCGCCAAACGGGCAACAGCGCCGCCATCGCCAACCATTTTCTGGAGAGCGCCGCCAAACGGGGGGCCACCACCCGCACCTTTCTGCTGAACGAGCTCAGCTACCGCGGCTGCCAGGGCTGC belongs to Geobacter sp. SVR and includes:
- a CDS encoding HIT family protein, which produces MTEPCDFYCDKILSGLLEVPVYFQNELVFAFHHTNPLWEQHVVLLPKRHVASLIDLGEADNELLLELMRAARMIARDLMERFGAARVYTNLGEYQSSKHLHWHIGCGKQLRPY
- a CDS encoding shikimate kinase, which codes for MTNPLSNLVLIGMPGAGKSTVGVLLAKETSRSFTDTDLLIQTAQGRPLQHIVDTDGYLALRRIEEDILLDLSLRDHVIATGGSAVYSERAMTHLKSHGLLVFLDVTLDTLGRRVRNFGTRGLARRPDQSFAELFEERFALYTRHADITVTCDHLTQEEVCDRIIEQVRSEKQNK
- a CDS encoding M48 family metallopeptidase, encoding MHELKYLAGYPAKIIEQVQRLITEDKLGQMLMRKYPASHDIRTDRALYNFAMGIKNEFLRTAQPLSKVSYDGTMHVVQHALGSHTFVSRLQGSKLKAKHEIRVASVFRTAPAEFLRMIVVHELAHLKEKEHNRAFYRLCEHMEPAYQQLEFDTRLYLTQMERARPLPEEKITTEDLL